One stretch of Niallia sp. XMNu-256 DNA includes these proteins:
- a CDS encoding SagB family peptide dehydrogenase, with product MDFDSFLYQLHFDTDNIYPPNWQVDWEDAPLPYKRYSDLRAVPLSIEVPLTLKRQEAHLNPSLEELGHFLWYIYGLSQYSQTAIMDESVEKNVRFTGSLRRFVPSGGALYPNELYVYVKLDDVPNGIYHYDVAHHRLVLLREGNFDSYLSRSLANDRSVSDCFCTVFVTTVFWKNFYKYNNFSYRLQGLDAGVLIGQTLEVANTLGYSTKVCYQFLDRSINHLLGLSQQKESVYAVIPISMKPSITQDDYLQRKEETVSASQLCREIPELNHVSYNRSKKVLDYPMLRKLNEASMIETTKSFVKIMKKAEQKPLLNTEMVLLPFTERSSYDLADVCQKRYSPDIDFMLGKVSQTQLSTLLKEIYSFPYQNDLDDTEGQIGNRLSLYGSFYNIEGVPNGAYSYDNRTHAIRRLTKGDHREYLQSGLTMPNVNLYQVPLCMHVVGDRDHLIEKLGYRGYRIQQMEAGILVQRMLLVACALGMGGHPLLGFDANQCDELYRINSKGKTSLIQVPVGPYRPRAWLRGSLLS from the coding sequence ATGGATTTTGATTCGTTTCTCTATCAACTTCATTTTGACACGGATAACATCTATCCACCAAATTGGCAGGTTGATTGGGAAGATGCACCACTTCCTTATAAACGATACAGCGACTTGCGAGCGGTCCCCCTTTCCATAGAAGTACCATTAACGCTCAAAAGGCAAGAAGCTCATCTAAACCCTAGCTTAGAAGAACTAGGTCATTTTTTATGGTATATATACGGGCTCTCTCAATACTCTCAAACTGCCATAATGGATGAATCAGTTGAAAAAAACGTGAGATTTACTGGGTCGTTACGGAGATTTGTTCCCTCTGGAGGGGCACTATATCCTAATGAATTATATGTATATGTTAAGCTCGATGATGTTCCGAACGGGATTTACCATTATGATGTGGCACATCATCGTCTTGTTTTGTTACGTGAAGGTAATTTCGATTCCTATTTATCTAGAAGTCTGGCAAATGATCGTTCTGTTTCCGACTGTTTTTGTACCGTGTTTGTCACGACTGTTTTTTGGAAAAATTTTTACAAGTACAATAACTTTTCCTACAGGCTTCAAGGGTTAGATGCAGGTGTGCTTATTGGGCAAACATTAGAAGTGGCCAACACGCTGGGGTACTCTACAAAGGTATGTTATCAATTTCTTGATCGGTCGATTAATCATTTACTTGGGTTATCACAGCAGAAGGAAAGTGTTTATGCCGTGATCCCAATCAGTATGAAACCATCCATTACTCAAGATGATTATCTTCAAAGAAAAGAAGAAACGGTATCTGCCTCCCAGTTGTGTCGAGAAATTCCAGAGTTGAATCATGTTTCTTATAATCGTTCAAAGAAAGTACTTGATTACCCGATGCTAAGAAAATTAAATGAAGCATCGATGATTGAAACAACAAAGTCATTTGTAAAAATAATGAAAAAGGCTGAACAGAAGCCTCTTTTAAATACGGAAATGGTCTTGTTGCCATTTACGGAGCGTTCTTCATATGATCTCGCAGATGTTTGCCAAAAGCGGTATTCACCTGATATTGATTTTATGTTAGGAAAAGTAAGCCAAACACAATTAAGTACTTTGTTGAAAGAGATCTATTCTTTCCCGTATCAAAATGACCTTGACGATACAGAGGGGCAGATCGGGAATCGGCTTTCTTTATATGGAAGTTTTTATAATATAGAGGGAGTTCCAAATGGTGCTTATTCTTATGACAATAGGACCCATGCCATTCGGAGACTAACCAAAGGAGACCATCGGGAGTATTTACAATCTGGATTAACCATGCCCAATGTAAATTTGTATCAAGTTCCACTCTGTATGCATGTAGTTGGAGATCGGGATCATCTTATAGAAAAATTAGGGTATAGAGGATATCGCATTCAACAGATGGAAGCGGGTATCCTCGTGCAACGTATGCTCTTAGTGGCGTGTGCATTAGGGATGGGAGGGCATCCACTATTGGGATTTGATGCGAACCAATGCGATGAGCTTTATAGAATCAATTCGAAAGGTAAAACCAGTTTGATTCAAGTTCCGGTCGGACCCTACCGTCCGCGCGCTTGGTTAAGGGGGAGTTTGCTCAGTTAG
- a CDS encoding L,D-transpeptidase yields MVRWIDVSTSKHQLKLFDGNRLLRTYPIAVGKILSPTPSGTYTIINKQLHPGGPFGVLWMGLSKPHYGIHGTNNPASIGRNVSHGCIRMHNKDVLELSSRVSIGTRVVIHK; encoded by the coding sequence ATGGTGAGATGGATTGACGTATCTACATCAAAACATCAATTAAAACTTTTTGATGGAAACAGACTTTTGAGAACGTATCCCATCGCTGTTGGAAAAATATTATCACCAACCCCTTCTGGGACATATACCATTATTAATAAACAGCTTCACCCTGGAGGTCCTTTTGGAGTCCTTTGGATGGGCTTATCCAAACCTCATTATGGGATACACGGTACAAATAATCCTGCATCAATCGGAAGAAATGTTTCCCATGGATGTATTCGAATGCATAATAAAGATGTTCTAGAATTATCATCAAGAGTTTCGATTGGTACTAGAGTGGTTATTCATAAGTGA